In a genomic window of Oreochromis aureus strain Israel breed Guangdong linkage group 13, ZZ_aureus, whole genome shotgun sequence:
- the LOC116322205 gene encoding uncharacterized protein LOC116322205 isoform X3, with protein MQLTSKMGSWVFVSQLPFIALFSWNVHGFPAKDWGLHDPTDGGFFNIEAHPPLHYDSLPGAPPVPTDPNDPAVSFMYDPVRLGTAGVQTSPPNFRATPAQLETGQLGHDEGNLYYSNSERGTHGLGSTTAFQSGALSKYVATYEHGNSERETEDYFRPVLHAYPFALPGAVSQYYLRPAPPVDWLAPLWYGVH; from the exons ATGCAGCTGACAAGTAAAATGGGTTCTTGGGTTTTTGTAAG TCAGTTACCATTCATTGCACTCTTCAGCTGGAACGTGCATGGCTTTCCTGCTAAAG ATTGGGGCCTGCATGATCCCACTGATGGTGGGTTCTTTAACATAGAGGCACATCCTCCTCTCCATTATGATTCCCTCCCAGGTGCCCCACCTGTTCCTACCGATCCAAATGACCCTGCTGTGTCATTCATGTATGACCCAGTAAGGTTGGGAACTGCTGGAGTTCAAACCTCGCCACCCAACTTCAGGGCAACTCCAG CTCAGCTTGAAACGGGCCAACTTGGTCATGATGAAGGGAATCTTTATTATAGTAACTCAGAAAGGGGAACCCATGGGCTGGGCTCTACAACTGCCTTCCAGTCTGGTGCGTTGAGTAAGTATGTAGCCACCTATGAGCATGGAAATTCAGAGAGGGAAACGGAAGATTATTTTCGACCAGTGTTACATGCCTATCCTTTTGCTTTACCTGGAGCAGTTTCCCAATACTACCTCAGACCTGCACCACCTGTTGACTGGTTAGCACCTTTATGGTACGGTGTCCACTAA
- the LOC116322205 gene encoding uncharacterized protein LOC116322205 isoform X1 yields the protein MQLTSKMGSWVFVSQLPFIALFSWNVHGFPAKDWGLHDPTDGGFFNIEAHPPLHYDSLPGAPPVPTDPNDPAVSFMYDPVRLGTAGVQTSPPNFRATPGGLGEPSGFGPVEGSAPTLLSGTSHLRPDFGFSPAQLETGQLGHDEGNLYYSNSERGTHGLGSTTAFQSGALSKYVATYEHGNSERETEDYFRPVLHAYPFALPGAVSQYYLRPAPPVDWLAPLWYGVH from the exons ATGCAGCTGACAAGTAAAATGGGTTCTTGGGTTTTTGTAAG TCAGTTACCATTCATTGCACTCTTCAGCTGGAACGTGCATGGCTTTCCTGCTAAAG ATTGGGGCCTGCATGATCCCACTGATGGTGGGTTCTTTAACATAGAGGCACATCCTCCTCTCCATTATGATTCCCTCCCAGGTGCCCCACCTGTTCCTACCGATCCAAATGACCCTGCTGTGTCATTCATGTATGACCCAGTAAGGTTGGGAACTGCTGGAGTTCAAACCTCGCCACCCAACTTCAGGGCAACTCCAGGTGGGCTCGGTGAACCTTCTGGTTTTGGTCCTGTGGAAGGCTCTGCACCTACCTTGTTGTCTGGAACATCTCACCTGAGGCCTGATTTTGGCTTTTCTCCAGCTCAGCTTGAAACGGGCCAACTTGGTCATGATGAAGGGAATCTTTATTATAGTAACTCAGAAAGGGGAACCCATGGGCTGGGCTCTACAACTGCCTTCCAGTCTGGTGCGTTGAGTAAGTATGTAGCCACCTATGAGCATGGAAATTCAGAGAGGGAAACGGAAGATTATTTTCGACCAGTGTTACATGCCTATCCTTTTGCTTTACCTGGAGCAGTTTCCCAATACTACCTCAGACCTGCACCACCTGTTGACTGGTTAGCACCTTTATGGTACGGTGTCCACTAA
- the LOC116322205 gene encoding uncharacterized protein LOC116322205 isoform X2, with protein sequence MQLTSKMGSWVFVSQLPFIALFSWNVHGFPAKGAPPVPTDPNDPAVSFMYDPVRLGTAGVQTSPPNFRATPGGLGEPSGFGPVEGSAPTLLSGTSHLRPDFGFSPAQLETGQLGHDEGNLYYSNSERGTHGLGSTTAFQSGALSKYVATYEHGNSERETEDYFRPVLHAYPFALPGAVSQYYLRPAPPVDWLAPLWYGVH encoded by the exons ATGCAGCTGACAAGTAAAATGGGTTCTTGGGTTTTTGTAAG TCAGTTACCATTCATTGCACTCTTCAGCTGGAACGTGCATGGCTTTCCTGCTAAAG GTGCCCCACCTGTTCCTACCGATCCAAATGACCCTGCTGTGTCATTCATGTATGACCCAGTAAGGTTGGGAACTGCTGGAGTTCAAACCTCGCCACCCAACTTCAGGGCAACTCCAGGTGGGCTCGGTGAACCTTCTGGTTTTGGTCCTGTGGAAGGCTCTGCACCTACCTTGTTGTCTGGAACATCTCACCTGAGGCCTGATTTTGGCTTTTCTCCAGCTCAGCTTGAAACGGGCCAACTTGGTCATGATGAAGGGAATCTTTATTATAGTAACTCAGAAAGGGGAACCCATGGGCTGGGCTCTACAACTGCCTTCCAGTCTGGTGCGTTGAGTAAGTATGTAGCCACCTATGAGCATGGAAATTCAGAGAGGGAAACGGAAGATTATTTTCGACCAGTGTTACATGCCTATCCTTTTGCTTTACCTGGAGCAGTTTCCCAATACTACCTCAGACCTGCACCACCTGTTGACTGGTTAGCACCTTTATGGTACGGTGTCCACTAA
- the LOC116322205 gene encoding uncharacterized protein LOC116322205 isoform X5, producing MQLTSKMGSWVFVSQLPFIALFSWNVHGFPAKGAPPVPTDPNDPAVSFMYDPVRLGTAGVQTSPPNFRATPAQLETGQLGHDEGNLYYSNSERGTHGLGSTTAFQSGALSKYVATYEHGNSERETEDYFRPVLHAYPFALPGAVSQYYLRPAPPVDWLAPLWYGVH from the exons ATGCAGCTGACAAGTAAAATGGGTTCTTGGGTTTTTGTAAG TCAGTTACCATTCATTGCACTCTTCAGCTGGAACGTGCATGGCTTTCCTGCTAAAG GTGCCCCACCTGTTCCTACCGATCCAAATGACCCTGCTGTGTCATTCATGTATGACCCAGTAAGGTTGGGAACTGCTGGAGTTCAAACCTCGCCACCCAACTTCAGGGCAACTCCAG CTCAGCTTGAAACGGGCCAACTTGGTCATGATGAAGGGAATCTTTATTATAGTAACTCAGAAAGGGGAACCCATGGGCTGGGCTCTACAACTGCCTTCCAGTCTGGTGCGTTGAGTAAGTATGTAGCCACCTATGAGCATGGAAATTCAGAGAGGGAAACGGAAGATTATTTTCGACCAGTGTTACATGCCTATCCTTTTGCTTTACCTGGAGCAGTTTCCCAATACTACCTCAGACCTGCACCACCTGTTGACTGGTTAGCACCTTTATGGTACGGTGTCCACTAA
- the LOC116322205 gene encoding uncharacterized protein LOC116322205 isoform X4, with amino-acid sequence MQLTSKMGSWVFVSQLPFIALFSWNVHGFPAKDWGLHDPTDGGFFNIEAHPPLHYDSLPGAPPVPTDPNDPAVSFMYDPVRLGTAGVQTSPPNFRATPGGLGEPSGFGPVEGSAPTLLSGTSHLRPDFGFSPAQLETGQLGHDEGNLYYSNSERGTHGLGSTTAFQSGALISQYYLRPAPPVDWLAPLWYGVH; translated from the exons ATGCAGCTGACAAGTAAAATGGGTTCTTGGGTTTTTGTAAG TCAGTTACCATTCATTGCACTCTTCAGCTGGAACGTGCATGGCTTTCCTGCTAAAG ATTGGGGCCTGCATGATCCCACTGATGGTGGGTTCTTTAACATAGAGGCACATCCTCCTCTCCATTATGATTCCCTCCCAGGTGCCCCACCTGTTCCTACCGATCCAAATGACCCTGCTGTGTCATTCATGTATGACCCAGTAAGGTTGGGAACTGCTGGAGTTCAAACCTCGCCACCCAACTTCAGGGCAACTCCAGGTGGGCTCGGTGAACCTTCTGGTTTTGGTCCTGTGGAAGGCTCTGCACCTACCTTGTTGTCTGGAACATCTCACCTGAGGCCTGATTTTGGCTTTTCTCCAGCTCAGCTTGAAACGGGCCAACTTGGTCATGATGAAGGGAATCTTTATTATAGTAACTCAGAAAGGGGAACCCATGGGCTGGGCTCTACAACTGCCTTCCAGTCTGGTGCGTTGA TTTCCCAATACTACCTCAGACCTGCACCACCTGTTGACTGGTTAGCACCTTTATGGTACGGTGTCCACTAA
- the actn2b gene encoding alpha-actinin-2b isoform X1 translates to MMTQVETTVHYDNGYEDEYMIQEEEWDRDMLLDPAWEQQQRKTFTAWCNSHLRKAGVQIENIEEDFRNGLKLMLLLEVISGERLPKPDRGKMRFHKIANVNKALDFITSKGVKLVSIGAEEIVDGNVKMTLGMIWTIILRFAIQDISVEETSAKEGLLLWCQRKTAPYRNVNVQNFHVSWKDGLAFCALIHRHRPDLLDYSKLNKDDPLGNLNLAFDIAEKHLDIPKMLDAEDIINTPKPDERAIMTYVSCFYHAFAGAEQAETAANRICKVLGVNQENEKLMEEYERLASELLEWIRRTTPWLENRTPEKTMAEMQRKLEDFRDYRRQHKPPKVQEKCQLEINFNTLQTKLRISNRPAFMPSEGKMVSDIASAWQGLEQAEKGYEEWLLTEIRRLERVDHLAEKFRQKATNHENWASGKELFLSQKDYETATLTEIRALLRKHEAFESDLAAHQDRVEQIAAIAQELNELDYHDVAAVNQRCQSICDLWDKLGTLTQKRREALERTEKLLETIDQLFLEFAKRSAPFNNWMEGAMEDLQDMFIVHTIEEVQSLIAAHEQFKATLPEADSERQAILGIHNEVQKISQSYGIKASFINPYSTITTEELLNKWEKVKKLVPQRDSALQEEMARQHAHERLRRQFAAQANLIGPWIQTRMEEIGRCSLEIGGTLEDQMTQLKQIEHVIVAYKPNIDKLEGDHQLIQESLVFDNKHTNYTMEHIRVGWELLLTTIARTINEIETQILTRDAKGISQQQMNEFRSSFNHFDRKKNGAMETDDFRACLISMGYDLGEVEFARIMMLVDPNATGIVSFQSFIDFMTRETADTDTAEQVVASFRILAADKPYILVEELRRELPPEQAEYCIMRMPPYAGHGAPPGALDYTAFSTALYGESDL, encoded by the exons ATGATGACCCAGGTGGAGACCACGGTGCACTATGATAACGGCTACGAGGATGAGTATATGATACAGGAGGAAGAGTGGGACAGGGACATGTTACTAGACCCTGCCTGGGAACAACAACAGAGGAAA ACCTTCACAGCTTGGTGTAACTCCCATCTGAGGAAAGCTGGTGTTCAAATTGAAAACATTGAGGAGGACTTCAGGAATGGACTCAAActcatgctgctgctggaagTTATCTCAG GAGAGAGGTTACCCAAGCCAGATAGAGGGAAGATGCGGTTTCATAAGATCGCAAATGTTAACAAAGCTCTGGACTTCATCACAAGTAAAGGAGTCAAACTGGTTTCAATAGGAGCCGAAG AGATTGTGGATGGGAATGTAAAGATGACTCTTGGAATGATTTGGACTATAATCCTCCGCTTCGCCATTCAGGACATATCTGTGGAAG AAACATCTGCCAAGGAAGGGCTTCTGCTGTGGTGTCAAAGAAAGACTGCCCCCTACAGGAATGTTAATGTCCAAAACTTCCATGTCAG CTGGAAGGATGGTCTGGCCTTCTGCGCCCTGattcacagacacagacccGACCTCCTCGACTACTCTAAGCTCAACAAG GATGATCCTCTGGGGAACTTGAACCTGGCTTTTGACATAGCTGAAAAACACCTGGACATTCCAAAAATGCTGGATGCAGAGG ATATCATCAACACCCCCAAGCCCGATGAGAGAGCCATCATGACCTATGTGTCCTGCTTTTACCATGCTTTTGCTGGAGCTGAGCAG GCGGAGACTGCTGCCAACAGGATCTGTAAGGTGCTTGGAGTAAACCAAGAGAATGAGAAACTGATGGAGGAATATGAGAGACTGGCCAGTGAG ctgctggagtGGATCCGCCGCACCACTCCCTGGCTGGAGAATCGGACCCCAGAGAAGACCATGGCAGAGATGCAACGGAAGCTGGAGGACTTCAGGGACTACAGACGCCAGCACAAGCCCCCAAAAGTGCAGGAGAAGTGCCAGCTGGAAATTAACTTCAACACCCTTCAGACCAAGTTGCGCATCAGCAATCGGCCTGCCTTTATGCCCTCTGAGGGGAAGATGGTATCT GACATAGCCAGTGCATGGCAGGGTCTGGAGCAGGCAGAGAAAGGGTACGAGGAATGGCTTCTTACAGAGATCCGTAGGCTTGAGAGGGTGGACCACCTTGCAGAAAAGTTTCGTCAAAAAGCAACTAATCATGAGAACTGGGCCAGCG GTAAAGAGCTGTTCCTTTCCCAGAAGGACTACGAAACAGCCACACTGACAGAAATCAGAGCACTGCTTCGAAAACACGAGGCCTTTGAGAGTGACTTGGCAGCCCACCAGGACAGAGTGGAGCAGATTGCTGCCATTGCACAGGAACTAAA TGAGTTGGACTACCATGATGTTGCTGCTGTTAACCAGCGCTGCCAAAGCATCTGTGACTTATGGGACAAGCTGGGAACCCTGACTCAGAAGAGGAGAGAGGCACTGGAG CGCACAGAGAAACTGCTGGAAACCATTGATCAGTTGTTCCTAGAATTTGCTAAGAGGTCTGCTCCTTTCAACAATTGGATGGAAGGAGCGATGGAGGATCTGCAGGACATGTTTATAGTGCATACTATTGAAGAGGTTCAG AGTCTAATCGCAGCTCATGAGCAGTTCAAAGCTACTCTTCCCGAGGCAGATTCAGAGAGACAGGCCATCTTGGGAATCCACAATGAggtgcagaaaatttcacagAGCTATGGGATCAAGGCCAGCTTTATCAACCCTTACAGCACTATCACAACTGAAGAGCTTCTCAACAAGTGGGAAAAG GTGAAAAAGCTGGTTCCTCAGAGAGATAGTGCCCTCCAGGAGGAGATGGCACGCCAGCATGCCCACGAAAGGCTGAGACGGCAGTTTGCTGCCCAGGCTAATCTGATTGGGCCCTGGATACAGACCAGGATGGAG GAAATAGGGCGCTGCTCCCTGGAGATAGGAGGCACCTTGGAGGACCAGATGACCCAGCTGAAGCAAATCGAGCATGTCATAGTTGCTTATAAACCCAATATTGACAAGTTGGAGGGAGACCACCAGCTAATCCAGGAGTCACTTGTGTTTGATAACAAACACACCAACTACACCATGGAG CACATCCGTGTTGGGTGGGAGCTGCTCCTCACAACCATTGCCCGAACTATCAATGAGATTGAGACCCAGATCCTGACCCGGGATGCTAAGGGCATCAGTCAGCAGCAGATGAATGAGTTCAGATCGTCTTTCAACCACTTTGACAGG AAGAAGAATGGAGCAATGGAAACAGATGACTTCAGAGCCTGCCTCATCTCCATGGGATATGACTTG GGAGAGGTGGAGTTTGCTCGCATAATGATGCTGGTAGACCCCAATGCTACGGGAATCGTTTCCTTCCAGTCCTTTATCGACTTTATGACCAGAGAGACTGCTGATACAGACACTGCCGAGCAGGTTGTGGCATCCTTCCGGATCCTGGCTGCTGATAAG CCTTATATACTTGTAGAGGAGCTCAGGAGAGAACTTCCCCCTGAACAAGCAGAGTATTGCATCATGAGGATGCCACCCTACGCTGGTCATGGAGCACCACCCGGGGCACTGGACTACACTGCCTTCTCCACTGCCCTCTATGGAGAGAGCGATCTTTAA
- the actn2b gene encoding alpha-actinin-2b isoform X2 gives MLDAEDIINTPKPDERAIMTYVSCFYHAFAGAEQAETAANRICKVLGVNQENEKLMEEYERLASELLEWIRRTTPWLENRTPEKTMAEMQRKLEDFRDYRRQHKPPKVQEKCQLEINFNTLQTKLRISNRPAFMPSEGKMVSDIASAWQGLEQAEKGYEEWLLTEIRRLERVDHLAEKFRQKATNHENWASGKELFLSQKDYETATLTEIRALLRKHEAFESDLAAHQDRVEQIAAIAQELNELDYHDVAAVNQRCQSICDLWDKLGTLTQKRREALERTEKLLETIDQLFLEFAKRSAPFNNWMEGAMEDLQDMFIVHTIEEVQSLIAAHEQFKATLPEADSERQAILGIHNEVQKISQSYGIKASFINPYSTITTEELLNKWEKVKKLVPQRDSALQEEMARQHAHERLRRQFAAQANLIGPWIQTRMEEIGRCSLEIGGTLEDQMTQLKQIEHVIVAYKPNIDKLEGDHQLIQESLVFDNKHTNYTMEHIRVGWELLLTTIARTINEIETQILTRDAKGISQQQMNEFRSSFNHFDRKKNGAMETDDFRACLISMGYDLGEVEFARIMMLVDPNATGIVSFQSFIDFMTRETADTDTAEQVVASFRILAADKPYILVEELRRELPPEQAEYCIMRMPPYAGHGAPPGALDYTAFSTALYGESDL, from the exons ATGCTGGATGCAGAGG ATATCATCAACACCCCCAAGCCCGATGAGAGAGCCATCATGACCTATGTGTCCTGCTTTTACCATGCTTTTGCTGGAGCTGAGCAG GCGGAGACTGCTGCCAACAGGATCTGTAAGGTGCTTGGAGTAAACCAAGAGAATGAGAAACTGATGGAGGAATATGAGAGACTGGCCAGTGAG ctgctggagtGGATCCGCCGCACCACTCCCTGGCTGGAGAATCGGACCCCAGAGAAGACCATGGCAGAGATGCAACGGAAGCTGGAGGACTTCAGGGACTACAGACGCCAGCACAAGCCCCCAAAAGTGCAGGAGAAGTGCCAGCTGGAAATTAACTTCAACACCCTTCAGACCAAGTTGCGCATCAGCAATCGGCCTGCCTTTATGCCCTCTGAGGGGAAGATGGTATCT GACATAGCCAGTGCATGGCAGGGTCTGGAGCAGGCAGAGAAAGGGTACGAGGAATGGCTTCTTACAGAGATCCGTAGGCTTGAGAGGGTGGACCACCTTGCAGAAAAGTTTCGTCAAAAAGCAACTAATCATGAGAACTGGGCCAGCG GTAAAGAGCTGTTCCTTTCCCAGAAGGACTACGAAACAGCCACACTGACAGAAATCAGAGCACTGCTTCGAAAACACGAGGCCTTTGAGAGTGACTTGGCAGCCCACCAGGACAGAGTGGAGCAGATTGCTGCCATTGCACAGGAACTAAA TGAGTTGGACTACCATGATGTTGCTGCTGTTAACCAGCGCTGCCAAAGCATCTGTGACTTATGGGACAAGCTGGGAACCCTGACTCAGAAGAGGAGAGAGGCACTGGAG CGCACAGAGAAACTGCTGGAAACCATTGATCAGTTGTTCCTAGAATTTGCTAAGAGGTCTGCTCCTTTCAACAATTGGATGGAAGGAGCGATGGAGGATCTGCAGGACATGTTTATAGTGCATACTATTGAAGAGGTTCAG AGTCTAATCGCAGCTCATGAGCAGTTCAAAGCTACTCTTCCCGAGGCAGATTCAGAGAGACAGGCCATCTTGGGAATCCACAATGAggtgcagaaaatttcacagAGCTATGGGATCAAGGCCAGCTTTATCAACCCTTACAGCACTATCACAACTGAAGAGCTTCTCAACAAGTGGGAAAAG GTGAAAAAGCTGGTTCCTCAGAGAGATAGTGCCCTCCAGGAGGAGATGGCACGCCAGCATGCCCACGAAAGGCTGAGACGGCAGTTTGCTGCCCAGGCTAATCTGATTGGGCCCTGGATACAGACCAGGATGGAG GAAATAGGGCGCTGCTCCCTGGAGATAGGAGGCACCTTGGAGGACCAGATGACCCAGCTGAAGCAAATCGAGCATGTCATAGTTGCTTATAAACCCAATATTGACAAGTTGGAGGGAGACCACCAGCTAATCCAGGAGTCACTTGTGTTTGATAACAAACACACCAACTACACCATGGAG CACATCCGTGTTGGGTGGGAGCTGCTCCTCACAACCATTGCCCGAACTATCAATGAGATTGAGACCCAGATCCTGACCCGGGATGCTAAGGGCATCAGTCAGCAGCAGATGAATGAGTTCAGATCGTCTTTCAACCACTTTGACAGG AAGAAGAATGGAGCAATGGAAACAGATGACTTCAGAGCCTGCCTCATCTCCATGGGATATGACTTG GGAGAGGTGGAGTTTGCTCGCATAATGATGCTGGTAGACCCCAATGCTACGGGAATCGTTTCCTTCCAGTCCTTTATCGACTTTATGACCAGAGAGACTGCTGATACAGACACTGCCGAGCAGGTTGTGGCATCCTTCCGGATCCTGGCTGCTGATAAG CCTTATATACTTGTAGAGGAGCTCAGGAGAGAACTTCCCCCTGAACAAGCAGAGTATTGCATCATGAGGATGCCACCCTACGCTGGTCATGGAGCACCACCCGGGGCACTGGACTACACTGCCTTCTCCACTGCCCTCTATGGAGAGAGCGATCTTTAA